The following is a genomic window from Aphelocoma coerulescens isolate FSJ_1873_10779 chromosome 5, UR_Acoe_1.0, whole genome shotgun sequence.
GTTGTTCTGATACATCAGAAACATCTCTGAATAACTACAGCTGTGGAGAGCTGGGTCTGTCAAGGGGGACAATCCATATGGTAAGACAGGCACCTCTCACATGAAGATGCTTGATAAACTGTTTTATCATGTTCTCATCTGTCCGTATTCCTTCTTTCCCATAATTAGCTGTGGCATACAGCAGAACTTTCAAGGCCCAGATGTTATCTCCTGCTCCTTAACACTTCTTAAGACTGAAAAACCTCTGATGCCTTCTTCCCACCCCCCATCCTTAATACAGAAAATATGGCTTCTTGGTATGAAAGAAACAGCTGAAGAAACAATCCTCACACAGCCACGAAGTAACCACGCAATATATGAGAAAGaggaatttcccccatttccccaaaTATTGAGTTAACTGGGAGGGGAGGAAGCTGTTTTGCTACTAAGGATTGTACTTGCTCAGAAACAGCAGCCACAGAGAGGTGGCAGCACTGAACTAACAgggaaacaacaaacaaaaagtgaTTAAAAGCCAAACACCCACGAGCAAGAGCAGTGTTTTTACCAGTGATAACTGTAGAATGTCCCCCTCCTCCAGCAATGCTTGCAATGTCTTGACATTTGCAGGAAACATCTTTCAGTGCCTGAGGAACCAGCACATCCTCTTTATGACCAAGACCAAGTTGTCCATAGCTGTTTGCACCCTTCAAATGCACACAGAAAAGTAACACAGTTTTTGAAAGTTAACAAAAGAGGCACACATATGCTCCCAAGGACAAACAAGCATATTTGGGGTATGCCACAGGTTAACCTGCTCCTAAAAATCCCCTGATACATCACGCAGGATTCCCAAGATTACAGACCTGGAGTGTCTGTCCTAACTTTGCTGTCATTAAGGGCACCTGTGCAGCCCCAGTATTTCAAAAAGCATACTGGAATAAGACCTGTTAGGGCTTTAACTGCAGACTCACAGTCGATAAGGAGGAAAATCTTTCTATCAGGATGATTACCACATGTTTAATTTCAATGCTAATGATTCCCACTCATCACTAAGGTCTTATTCATGCCACTGCTTTCTGGCAGGCTACCTCGAAAATGAGAGCAGAAAGACACGGGACCTTGTTCTGGAACCTAAACAAGTAAATCAGAAACACTTATACCTCGTTAACTacgtcttttaaaaaaaagaggtcCAAATGAAAATATACCAATTGTAAGTAGTACAAATTTATAGGTACAAAATTATACCTACTAATCCCACCATGGAAATCAGCAATTGTCAACATGGTAACAAGTCAGGGAATTTCTTAGTCAATTTAAGCTGCTTGTCCAGCAGTTCAACCTTCATTCACAAAAAGGGAATACCATaaccttccccatcccacacAGTGCAGTAACAGCAACACTCCACATCCACAATGCTCACATCTGGTCATCCTCAGCGAATACTCTCCCTACCTCACCTGTGCTCTCCCTGCCCATCTGCTCTCAATTTATCCTCCACCAACTCCCGAAAGATGCAGCACCTGGTGAATGTTAAAGGGCCGCACTCAGCAACAAACATTTTGTACCTACGGAAACACCCACACTTCAGACAAAATCACCAGGCTGCTCGGCCCAGCCCAAAGCCAACAGGTGGGTGAGATGTCAGGAGCGGAGCTGCACAGGCAGCTCGAGTTGCTGTCTCACAGTCACTACCGGCGATACGCAGTTTAGAGCGTGTTACTAAACAAACGCAATTCTTTTTAGAAAGTGTGTCACACGCTCCCATTTTAGCCCGTAACTCGCCATGAATTTTCAAGCCTTCGAAAGCAGGCAAGCCGCAATGAGGCGCAGAAAGACCCGAGGGGCTGAGAGCCACGCGCGGGTATCCCAATGCCCGCTCCACTCCAGCCTCCAGGCGGGCGCGCCGGCACCAACCACGGCCCCGGCACCAACCACGGCCCCCGCAGAGCAAATGCAGCAGACCAGCGTGAGGGATGCCCCTTCCACGGCTCTCAGACCTCCTGTGCCCACCCAGCGAAACCGCGGCGTTGTTTCCCTGCGGGGCGGGCacgccgcggccccgctccccccgggCCGGCGGCCGAGCGCCACAGCGTCCCGGGAGGGCGAgcagcggccccgccgccctcccgcctcccgggCAGAGGCCATCGCGGCCCCCCGCTCCCTCCGGGCCGTGCCGAACGCGCACTCACCCAGGCGAACAGCCGGGGCTCCATGGGATGGGGCCGGCGGCTCCCGGCGCTTCCCGCCGCCCGCGGGCCGGGCAGGAAGGGGCGGGCACGGGGCGGGCTGAGGGGCGGGCAGTGCCTGAACCGCACCGGGAAACGCGAGCTGCCGGGCGGCAGGGAGCGCTTCGTGTTTGTTAGGAAAATCCACAAGCctcagaggtttatgtccaaaaacgAGACAGAGGAGCGCTGCAGCTTCACtcaaataaagggagagagtTCACTGGGCACAGGCCGCGGGGTTTTCTCTCTCCCGACGTTTCAGAGGGCACAGCCTCCTTCTATGCTGAACTCCCGGCCGCGTGGTGCCCTCTTCCTTGCCCCACGGGCTGGGGTACAGGGAAGGTACAGCCTTCCCGCACCGCCCACCCCATCTATCCCCCTGGAACCTACTGTTTTACCCCAAAGCGCAGAAGTTCAGGCTTGTGCAGACCCGTGTCTGTCTCAGGAGCCAAGCTGTGCGGGCTCTGCCACAAACCTGCTGCCCAGAGTCAGTAGAGACATTAAACCCCATTTCAAAGACGTTAACACCATACCTTCACCCATCACATTCTTTGTCAAGACATcagctttcctctcctgtttaTCGCTACGGTGCCGAAGTAAAGGGCTTTGGTGATTTTGATAATTTCCAGCAACTCATTTATTTCATTGACATTTAAGCCTCCACAATAGTTGAAAGTACCTAAACTATCACCGTTTTACAGAAGGTTCAGATGGGTGAAGCCAAACACACACGTTGTTAGTGCCATGGAAGTGCGTCTTCTTGGTAGTACTTCTAGcagtttactttttcttttgttacacAAGTGCAAATAAACATACAACTGCTGTTTTTACAAAGCATTTGAAAGTAGGTGCTAATTTAACAAGTTTAAGAACTCCTACTTGAAATGTAGACATAGTTCAGACAAGGCTTGAAGTAACACAGACCTGTTTATATTTCAACATCATAAATCCAACGTTGTTAAAACTGTAGCTGAATATTAACTATTATCACAGAAGCAGACAAAACAGATCCTCCCTTACTACTCACTTAGAAGAAGGTTTCTTCTTTAGAAAGACAAAGTTcctaaaatctatttttaaattaagtgtAATCTAAGCCATAAATGTTGTAGACCATAATTCTACATCTTAAATGCTCTTTAAAACAAAGTTGTAGCAGGTTAATAGCCACAGAAGCAATGATCTAGTCTTGATTTAAACAGTGAATATTCTTGGAAAGGTTGCCCTGGCAATTGCTTATGGAGCAGAGGTGTCCTACTAGAAAGCATATGAAACTCAAGCTAATTTTCAAGCACAGAGGTTGATGAAAGTCCTTTCAAGTTCTCAAAATCCTGGACTAGCATCTCTGGTGTATTTAAGATTTCAGACCATTCTTCCAGCACACTTTCTGGATTTCCTGATAAGATTTACCTCTGAAAAAACCAGTGCCTAGGGTGCTGTTAAATACACCCTGCACATCAGATCCCCCACTCAAATGTCTCACATCCTGCACACATGTCTGTGCCAGGACAGGGGCAGCAGAAGCTCTGCACAGCTATGCAGGATGCTTGGAACTGTGGGACCCTCAACACAGGCAAGTTTGCTACTATGCAATGCAGACAGTTCAGCAGGACACTGCTTCCCACCACTTCTAAAGTGCTCTTTGGAATTAGGTATACTTTACACTACAAGGTAGTTTGTTGCCTTCATAGCCACAGAATTCCTATGAAATGCTTGGGCCTTTCAGTTATAGTTTGATTGATATAGAATGAAGGTGTTCAGGCCAGGTAAAGAAGAAACTAAACGTATCTTTGTGCAGCTTGTGTAGGTCAAAAAAGCGACTGAGCAACCAACaggatatttatttttacataaagCACACGGATCTATGAACTTTGGGTGTTATTTTAAACTTTGATGTTATTTTAGAGCCGATTAAGCTATTTGAATATTAAGTTGCAATTTGGAAATGGTTTTAGGCTTTGTGCTAAATCAGTGCTTGAtggcttgctttattttttgctAAATTAATTCAGTCAGGAAAAAGGCAAATGGTATCTCTGTAAGGAAAGGTCTTCCCTCAGGTGCAATACCCAGGACAGCAACAAAAATCCTGACTTAGCCAATAGCAAATCTCttaaaataaacataattaGGATTTCATGCAAGAGCTGTATCTCTGCCTTATAGAAGCATGTCAAACAGCACATTTGCAACTCTTTGTGGCAAGAATAATCCCTTTGAAAGCAAGATTTGACCCGTCCCTTTTATCATGTTGAACCTCCAGCTATTTGTGTCCTGATGCCTGCATTACAATCATTCAAGTTTCAAACTTAGTAGCACAGACTTAGAAACACTGAATTACCACAGCTTCCACCCTGTCAAGTCTTCAGTGCTATACAGTCAGTAGCACAGACTGCTGGAGTCAGGAATGGAATTTTCCCCAGGGGGATTTATTCCACTTTTGCCTTGTaagccacctcctgcagcacctgatcccagccctgatccacAGACACACTTTTTCTTCAGTCAGGCAATTTCTCTGTTCCCCTACAAGCCTCTAAAAGTCAACTCTGGACATTTTTTATCTAAGGGGGATGGAGGAATGCATTTATGTGACGAAATTTACAGAGAGCAACAAGATAAAATTGTTATTCCTATGGGCCATTCACTCTTCAATGTGTAAAGGAGTGAGTTCTGCATACAACACATTATATGcctagaaagaaatcagtgGGGGAATGGGAAGAATTGGATTGCACCACGGTGCTGACAGGGTGTTAAACTTCCAGCTGCTTGCCCATCTTGCTGAGGGCATCGCTGACAATGTCCAGCTCGTGGCGCAGCTCGTTCACCACGCTAGCGATGCTTTTCGTGTCTTTCAGGATCTGCACACTCTGAGTGTAGGGATTGTACTTCACCCCAAAGGGGCGCTTGATGGTTTTTGCAAACTCTCTattgaggtaaaaaaaaaaaaaaaaaagaaaaaagagtgtGTTATAACCAAAAGAGGGTGTTGTAAACAAGACATAAACCACACATGCATTCTCGGTATGCAGCCAGTATCAATAACCACTTTTCTAAACTACTTAAACATAGTTCTAATTGTTATATATCTCCCACCCAGTACATGGAAGACCAAGAAAATACTAACCAAAATCCCAGTGCTGTGAAAACTAGTTGCAAAACTAATAAGAATAAAAGGGTTTGGTGCTGCTACAGAGAGATGTTTAAAATCAAATCTGCTTTCACAAAAAGGTGTGGAGGGGAATCTGTACCTCATCTTTTCTTTAGCTTCTTCAAAACTTTCAGAAACAAAGTAAACCTCCTGGAAAGTTGTGATGAGACATTCTTGCTTGCAGGTGACCTTTGGATCAAAAGGCTTGACTTTGGCGCTGTCAGAGAGTGAGTGCTGGTAACGTGTTATCATGGGTAAGAGGATCACCATCCAAAGAATTCAGGAGGAAGATGATGTAACAAAGTGAATGAAAAGGATTATGTGACATGATTGTAGTGCACTGCATCTTAAAATTTTTATCTGCAGATGAACAGTGATTAAAGCCTAACAAACTGAATTATTCTGAACGGTCATATTCTGCCAGTCTGGGTGAGAAAAGGGATTCCACAGACATGAGGCTCATGTATAAACAGAAGCAGTATTTTCAGAATCTGGTTAAACTAACAAAACTTTAATCTGGAAATAGTTACTCAGACTATAACATCAAGAAATTATACTTCATAAAAAGCAGGGCAAAACAGTGGCAATAATAATGAGGTACAAAGAGAAGAGGCAAACAAGCAGTAGCCATTCTTACCTTGAGCTCACTAATTGAAGAGAGCAAGCCAGCCCCATAAACTCGTAGCTGTCCCTCTTGCTTGCACAAGCCAAACTCTACCGTGAAGAAGTAGCACTGGAACAGAGAAGGAAGTCAAACAATTCAACTTTCATCAAAGATGCTGCGGTGAACTAGATGTGACCATTTCTATCTGTAGGTAGCATCAAATAGTGGCAAATTCAGATAGTTATCACCCAGTTATCCTCAGATATTTAAAGAGGAGGAAAGCCGGAATGGAAGGGTGAAGAACCACAGGATTGCATGTTTCTCATAAGAAAGGTGGATGTTATAGGTCACCCAGCTGGGCTGGAAGATGCTAATGTCAGTGGGAACATTGAGGTGTAaatatgttttgaaaaatactgACATGAAATCACAGCCTCAGCTTAAAAGAAACACTGGATGGAAAGGATCTGTGAGTGAGTGAGAACAGCCCAGTACAGTTTGTTTCTCGTTTGCTTAGTGTCCTGTAAAATTAAAGACGTTCAGTTCATTGGATTTCAGGATTTCTGCAGCTATACCAGAAGGAACACTATTTTCATAGATGGCTTAGTTCTGCTCCCACTGAAGGTAATACAAGTTTTACCACTAGCTACATGAGGtgggaaaagaaattttaaaaatcagcaacCTGGTTCTTGCATAACTGGCACCAATTATTTTTCATCTAAATTTACTTTTAATCTTAAAATACTTTTGCCAAGACATCCAGAGACTGATAtccagaaaattaatttagtttatattattttaatttcttgacTGAAAAATATCTAATGCTAGCACTCAGCACATTCAATACCATATAATTTCAATTCATTCTACACATTAAAGAAATAGAACACTTTCAAATCACTGAATCATGTTTCCAGAAGTAAGACAACTTTGTCTGAAAGAAATAGACCATAAAATTTCAGTCTGCAAGAAGTAATCTACCACCAGAAGTTGAACCATTACTTGACACTAGAGTGAAGAAAAATACCGGTCATATCAACTttaaagtggggtttttttcctagcatGGAAGATTTTTACAAGCTTTAAAATCCAGGGACCAGTGAAACACACAGGTCTAGCAGCTGGTGTGGGTAATGTTAACACAAAGCTCGAAATTTATTCGATGGAGTGGGATCAGCCTAGTAAAGCACAAAGCTTTTGATGGAATCCCCAGGCACTCAAACACTCACCGTTGCCAGTTTTTGGACAGCCTCATCTGATGCCCCAAGTGATGCAAGACCAATTTCCTGGGAGAACTGAGCAAAACTGGGTTCAGCCAAAAGAGGGACATGGCCTAGGAGCTCATGGCAGGTATCcctggaaaaggaaacaaaacaaggaatcTCATGATTTGTCTTTGTGGCAAAGTGGAAAAGCAGCACCACTGAACAGATACAATGTCTTGCATTAAACTTTAATATCCAAAGGACAGAAAAGTGTCACTCATTTATCTGAAAGCAACCAAGCAGGTCATACCAACCATACCAACATACAAAGTGCATAAAATCAGATTTTCAAATGAAGTTGCCTAAAATTAAGATCTGAACTCCCCATTTGTGAGGCAACTGGATATTAACCTAAGTCCACACAGTGACATTAGTAAGAGATCTCCAATAACCTGTTGTGTTTTTGAAAATCCTGCACTTATGAAGGTGTTACTTCAGCATGCTGTAACTTCATTACATTCAGCGGGAAGACTGAGTCTTCAGCACcttaaaaataagttttatgCTGGTGTTCTTGAACAGCTTTTAAGTAACTTGGCTCTGGGCAAGCAAGATCCAAAACTTTCTCTCAAATTCTACCACAAGATTAAATGACTCACGGCTCTGGTGTATAGAGGGGGTCTGAGCTGTGTCTGACATATTGAGTGCAGTGAAAAACTCGGAATGCTAATCCTGCCAAGAAGTCTCTGGGTGACAAATATCCAGCAACAGGGCGAATGGTGAAGCCTGTACGCTCTGAAAATGAGCAGAGAAACTGTCCATTAGTTTAGCATAGGAGGCACAACGTTGGCAGCTTTCCTGCTGGAACTGAAGTGACAGCCACGGCACTACCTTGGCTCAAAAACCACGTGGGAAAATGAGGCACAATTAGGAAAATTAGGCATAGGCTTGAGAATGagcaacattttttaaaatggccCTACCTCTGTGCCAATGGATTTCCTAGGATTCCATGCCCAGAATCAACAATACAGCCAGGTATCTCCCGAGCCAGCCCTAAAAATCTTTTCAGACACTGCCCGTCAAATGTCACTGTATGCATTGAAAACACAATACATTAAAGAGGAGGCCAAAAGGCCTCCTAAAGGACCAGAACGAATACAAGTCACTAAGGATGTTTCCTTGTGCCCACAAAACAGTGGGATTTGCAGTggactttggtttattttgaaaattagaACATTTTAGAAACTCAGCACATTACCTTTCAGGAAACGAGACACATCTTCCAGCTGGGGGATATTGTCTTCCCTGTACCCACAGTGTTTGCTGAGCAAAGGGAGGTTTTTAAGGTACTCTCTGCAGGCATAAGTTGGGTAAAGATTGTTAAGCTCTCGGTACACAGTCCCCCAAGTCTTGATCTCCTCCTCAGTGAATTCAATCTTGGGAATTGGGTCACCACTgcaaggagaagaggaagaaaggacATTCCTCAGTAAATGGCTAATAAGAGGTGACTAATTTACCTACTATTACTATTTAACTCCTGTGTGACTGTGCCACTTGGCATTAGACACTGTCAAATACACAGTGAGATCTGGTCTATGTCCTGGAAAGCTTTTAGTCTAAggacttgcctttttttttcactttaacaGTGAAACACAGTTGTCAGGAGTCTTTGCATTGAGCTCACTTAAAACTTTGTTTCTGTAAACAGTTTTAATTGTTTAATGCCAAGAGTAAGGTTTAAAAAACCTGTGTAATCTCTTCACAGCTTCAGGAGCTGATGACACATCCTTTTCCCTGTTGGATTTCTAAGTCTGCAATTATTTTCCGTTACCCTTTAGATTTGTTTTTGGAAAAGAGAATTCCCTAAATTAACAACACCTTGTGTGACAGCAGCTAAATATACACATCAGGTAAAAATCATACCTCcgtgcagaggagacaagtacctCTCTGAGCATATTAATTTTAGTCTCTCTTTCCTGTTGAGGCCTCAGGACCTTGAATAAAGGGGATTATGGCAAGGAAAGTGTACGGTGCATTTCCACTGCCAACTAAGGAACTGGCATGGAAAACGTTTTTCCAAGGGAATCTCTGTCAACAACACATTACGGGTAATCAGCTTGGGACTGTGGTAACCAGTTGTGTTAAACACACAGTGCAGTGGAACTCTAAATACAGACCTTTCCTAGGTCATTTTCAGTTGAGGAACTTGACACCTAAATTCAATCAGGCCACATGAAAATCACGCTTAGAAAGAATTTACAGCACTGAGTTACGAAACTCTTACTGCTTTAAGATCTCCACCCTCCGCTCCCCCCCACAAGAAGCATCTCCAAAGACACAAGCTCTTAGAATTTCTTTTCACAGAAAACTTCTTATCTACACATCACACATGCTAGTTTTAACCAGGAAAGAAAATTCAAGTATTAACATTTGCCCAGAAAGTTGTCTCAGTGGTCACTGGGCTATATACTGGGATTtgcctcccctccctctcctttgCAGAGCAGCTGGCCAAGCCACACCTCCTCAGACTGACCAGAGCTGCTTCGATCTACCTTCTCATCTTGCCTTACATATCCCTTCCTTTCACCTCCTTGGCTCTGATTCCTGAGCTGAACATGCATGCCTCAGCCTGACCTGAGCCCAGGAAAGTGAGCTCCTCACAGTCCACTCTGGTGTTATTTCAAAGCACCCAGAAGGCTTATTCTGGAAGAATTCAAGCTTACTGTTTGTAGTTCATAGCCAGGTCTGCAAAATACTTTCGCCTCTTGCGATAGACATTGTCTTTGAAACCCTGGtggtaagaaaagaaaacacagttcaGTGAGTTTCCTAGCCgtaataaataaatcaatttaAAACAGGACACTTGACATTTCTTCAGGTGGGGAATATAAAAGTATGAAGTGTGAGAATGAAAGGAGAGGGCAGGAAACTCGTAGCTGTAGTCTGAAATGTTTAACAGATGGGAACTGGGCAAATACTCCAAAGTAGAAATCAGGTGGTTTATGCATGCAACTAAACATTTTGTAGACAGGGATTCATTTTAGTCATATCAGTATTTATACAAACTTAGTTACTTGCTTGATTATTCTAAATTACAGAACAAATTGCCCGTTTGCCGTGCCCAAATACCAGTTTGGTTTCTCCAgtaaggaagaaaggaagaggaggaagaaagccTGCCTCaaaacagcttttattttttaaggtttttgaATTTGTATATGACCACTCAGGGCCCAGTCCTGGAGTTCTTGCACAAGTAAGCCCTGCAGAATGGCACAGGAACTGAATTCAGTCAGTCTTGTCTGAACTAAGAAAGAGACATGAAATCCCCAAGAGAAAGTGCTCAGACCCCCAGAGGCGCCATtgagggggaggagagggaggaggaaaagctgctATTTTTTAAAGTCAGCTCCACAAAGGATGTTTCCAACTATGGATTGGATGTAGGGAGGGAAAAGTACTTACAGGATGGTCAGCATCTAAGTCAGACCCGTACATCAGCACCCGGTTTGCACACTTATCCAAATCTGAGATCTTCTTCGGAAACCAGGGAATGTTCTCCATGTCTAGGGAAGGCATGGAATCCACAAGGTTATTAATAACGCCGAGGGAGGAAACGCTACTTATGGTGGTTACAGCTCAATCTATAAATTAAAGAGGCACGAATAAGACAAGGGAGTCCTCTGCCTAtctggcagcagcctccagCTCACACTTCCTCCTCGGTCACTGCCACAGTCTGCCTACAGAGCGCAGCCAGCCCCAAAGCCTCCGGGAAGGAAACAGTTAACATGAGTTTCTCTGGCCCTTTGCTTTTGTTGGAGTAGCATCTAGAGGATCCCACGGAGACAAGGTCTCCCCGTGTACAGCTGCTGGGAGTCTTTCAGGGCACAAAGGGTGCAAAGGAGAACAGAAGCGATTTTCCTGTGGTCCCTGGGCAGAGTGGGAGCAGGTTAGAGTCCTCCTATCCTGCTTTACTGACCGTGGGAAATGGATGTTTCTCCATGGTTAGGTACCTGGGAAGCATCCAGCTTTGCCTTGAGGGGTGTGGGGGGAAGAGGAACAGGAGGCCCTGCAGCCTGAGAGAGGTGCATCATTACAGTTTTGCTACCGACCactttggggttatttttagcCTAAAGGGGTTTTTTGCCAAGCCCTTGGCAGAGCAGTTAATACACTGCTTTTCTACCTCAATGCTCCTCAGTTTACTTAAAAAGGTCAGGAGACTGTTTAGATTGAATTTCCCCTTACTTACAGCTAAAGTAAGCCATTTTATCAAAGAAGTCCAGACCTCTCCTTCCCAAGCACAATGACTGAGAAATACATGGGACCATCTTCCTGCTGCCCTGAACTTTGGGCATCTCTTTAATTAGAAGTAAACAGGATGTGTAGTATCTAAAGGTAAAAGGCACCTCTTCCATACTAATATAAGTAGCCAGTTATGACTAAAAGTGGGTAAAAAGGACAATGAAATCAAGAACTACATGAGGAAATTGCAGAATCCATCTTCCACTCTCCCCAGCGTCTGACCTAAACTGGGATCTGTCAGTATCACATCTCTGCCATTGTGGGGTACTCGAGCCCTGCACCCAGAGTTTTCCTACAGGCCAGCCTGCTTTGACCTGCACGGATGCAGGACTCCCACTGGttccagctgggctgtgctgggaagggacaggAGCACAGACAGCAGACACACAAtttgcagcagcctggcacagcttgacACAGCCTGAACTCCCAGGTGACAGCAGACAACACAGCCCTGCTCATGTCAGCCAGACTACGCTCACACGTAACAAAGACACGGGTACCTGGTAGCAGGTGTCTGAACACACTACACAAATGCAGGTGTGGACaactataaaaatatttcaaaccaACACATTCAGAAGTGCATTTTCATCAGAACTGCCTTTTGTACCTACCATCTTCCTGGACATTGAAATGCTCTGTTGGGCTCACAGAGACAATGTTGACATGGGACTTCAGGAGCTGGAAGATCTCGTTCAGTTGCTCCCTGTTACTGTCACAGTCCACGAAGATCTCAAACTCAGAATTTCGTCTCTTGGACTTCCGTGACTCAATGTGTACCAGATTTACATGCTTCTCCTGTTTGGTAAGAAGTAATGTTCTCAAAGAGATGGACTAAAAACAATTGACTAAAAATTAGAATAGCTTTTCAAACTACTATTCTACTGCCATGAGCTATTCACCACCTCTATGAAGCCATTTTAGTTAATTGGATCTCTTGATAGCAGTTTGCTTATTGGAGGGGAGAAAAGGTTTGATTTTCTATTCAGAAGAAAGTGAAAGTGAACCTCTgttctttcagttttatttaCATTCAGGAAGCATATAAAGGCACTGTCAGGAGGTTTAAATTCATAGACCTTTTTCTTTCATCCTTCCCACAGGAAGCTGATTAGCAAAATTCACCAAAATGCCAATCAAGCCACCATATAATTATCTCACAAGCGTGCAAAGGATTTAAAAGCAGTAGTTTTCAGGGCATTAGTTTCACTTCTCTTtaatctgaaaaattatttaatcaTGTGTTTTATATTAGGAACATTGAGAAAACCCCAGGCTAAAACATGCAGGGCCACACACCAGAGCACAGTGGCTCTGCACATATTCCTCACACAATACCTGCCCAGCAGCTGTGCAATTGCAGCTCCTCTGTCACCTTCAGTCTGGCTGGGCAGTGTGACAAGGGTACTGCACTCAACACAGGCTGACACCCCAAGTGTCCACCTGCCATCAGCAGGGGCTTCAGACCACCTGTTATTCCCTGCAAAAACGTCTCGTGCCAGTCCTCTTGTCATGAGGGGAAAAGACAAACCTCTCTCAGTGTTTAGTCAGTGCAGGTAAGATTTTTAGCCAACCATCATCTAATTTCTTAGGCATAAATTTGCCTTCATGGGTAATTTTGGGTGCAAAGTGGGAGCCAGGTTAAGAATCAAATCCTTAATAGATGGATGTAATTAATTCTAGTGTGTTCCAAAACTACCCTTACAATTTaaaagcacagagctgctgtagCAGTATGGTTATCACATACATACCTGAAAGAGTTTTAATGCTTTTACAAGTCCTCCAACTTCATTCTTCAAGGAAAAAATGATGGCTGTCCTTCCTCTTTCAGATGCATGGTCTTCATTCTCTTTATTATCTTCAACCATCATGTAAGCTGACTTATTTAACTAGatgcaaataaacaaaaaaaaattgtttgaatGGATAGCAGTGCAAAAAGTGTAACTTTTCACATTTCAGGTTGtcttggggtaatgctgtgctttgACTGATCAACCACAAAAGGACAATTACGAATTAAATCATTACACAATAACAAGAATAAAGTTAGGCAAACATAGAATCTGTGAGAGATTGAAATACCAAGATATCTTTCTTTTAGTTGAACGACTTTAGGGACATCTTTAGTTATTCACTAGGATGCAGAAAATGTTCTCAATGTATAGTTTATAATTAGCATTGTTACTGGGAGGAAGGGGAGCAATAAGATGTCA
Proteins encoded in this region:
- the TPH1 gene encoding tryptophan 5-hydroxylase 1; this translates as MHPAPRRGGSLEAAPSPRDPAGQLNKSAYMMVEDNKENEDHASERGRTAIIFSLKNEVGGLVKALKLFQEKHVNLVHIESRKSKRRNSEFEIFVDCDSNREQLNEIFQLLKSHVNIVSVSPTEHFNVQEDDMENIPWFPKKISDLDKCANRVLMYGSDLDADHPGFKDNVYRKRRKYFADLAMNYKHGDPIPKIEFTEEEIKTWGTVYRELNNLYPTYACREYLKNLPLLSKHCGYREDNIPQLEDVSRFLKERTGFTIRPVAGYLSPRDFLAGLAFRVFHCTQYVRHSSDPLYTPEPDTCHELLGHVPLLAEPSFAQFSQEIGLASLGASDEAVQKLATCYFFTVEFGLCKQEGQLRVYGAGLLSSISELKHSLSDSAKVKPFDPKVTCKQECLITTFQEVYFVSESFEEAKEKMREFAKTIKRPFGVKYNPYTQSVQILKDTKSIASVVNELRHELDIVSDALSKMGKQLEV